From the genome of Sphingobacterium kitahiroshimense, one region includes:
- a CDS encoding BlaI/MecI/CopY family transcriptional regulator, protein MNQKNEPTKAELEILRALWKLGPSTVRQINEAINEERPVNYTSTLKLMQIMTEKGLLKRDESQMKHIYHVVEEEETTKSNLLDSFVKTIYQGSASNLVMQLLGNKKTSQEDLQAIKNLIENLEDNK, encoded by the coding sequence ATGAACCAAAAAAATGAACCAACTAAAGCAGAACTTGAAATACTTCGAGCGCTATGGAAATTAGGGCCTTCTACTGTAAGACAGATCAATGAGGCAATTAATGAAGAACGACCGGTAAACTATACTTCTACTTTAAAACTGATGCAGATCATGACTGAAAAAGGACTATTAAAGAGAGATGAAAGTCAAATGAAGCATATATACCACGTGGTCGAAGAGGAGGAAACAACAAAGAGTAATTTACTGGATAGCTTTGTAAAAACTATTTATCAGGGATCAGCGAGCAACTTGGTGATGCAGTTACTGGGAAATAAAAAAACTTCTCAAGAGGATCTTCAAGCTATCAAAAATTTAATCGAGAATCTTGAAGATAATAAATAA
- a CDS encoding DUF6843 domain-containing protein has protein sequence MRVYKTGIILIILSWIACLNLYWIIFGGPVFIIGLLIVWLSKIKLKTKLLTTFLPLLLWYPGMLAFVFLASKHMTPETFLIPKDFRGQITLIYNEPCGQTVPKVDGRLIYKIPDNGVMILTNKFETGIIDQEYYFVYKNWNKIEKIPELIQQDFNEDYTLEKNKNEPPRNKVGIFLLGTASGSTAMNENYEFHMMAVTSWDNFRVQDYGGIPDKLIDSLLFQCRKK, from the coding sequence ATGAGAGTTTATAAAACGGGAATTATTCTGATTATTTTAAGTTGGATTGCTTGCTTAAATCTTTATTGGATAATATTTGGAGGACCAGTTTTTATAATCGGACTTTTGATCGTATGGCTCTCTAAAATCAAGCTAAAGACAAAATTACTAACGACCTTTTTACCACTGCTACTTTGGTATCCTGGAATGCTTGCATTCGTCTTTTTAGCCTCAAAGCATATGACACCAGAGACCTTTCTTATTCCTAAAGACTTTAGAGGTCAAATCACGCTAATTTATAATGAGCCTTGTGGACAGACTGTTCCAAAAGTAGACGGAAGACTGATTTACAAAATTCCAGATAATGGAGTTATGATACTCACAAACAAATTTGAGACTGGTATCATAGACCAAGAGTATTATTTTGTTTATAAAAACTGGAACAAAATAGAAAAAATACCAGAACTTATACAGCAAGACTTTAACGAAGACTACACACTTGAAAAGAACAAAAATGAGCCTCCAAGAAATAAGGTCGGTATATTTTTACTTGGGACAGCTAGTGGATCTACTGCAATGAATGAGAATTATGAGTTTCATATGATGGCAGTCACTTCCTGGGACAATTTTAGAGTTCAAGACTATGGAGGTATTCCGGACAAATTAATCGACAGCTTATTATTCCAATGCAGGAAAAAATAA
- a CDS encoding TauD/TfdA dioxygenase family protein, protein MSTMELKYTENGVGVVIENFNIKTDLTSAKIVEIQTLLNSYRVVVFKKQSLNNEQFEDFAFRFGAPFTTDSKNQVLGSEDRQSSIVVVGNQALEFEKSYLGHQEVLPHSDHQWLKYPSAASMLYAIDVNERSANTIWYDIAKAYALLDSDMKAMIESIKTIVYNPFHRPFGSVKCKYVDRAIDIPPGNVYPHPLVRTHPLTGEKILYINFAYELEFQNLSVAEGTRLLEELYRHVQHIDCKYEHRWENGDLVFWDNRATLHYRPSFDSTVRRVLKRVSIAGEYPF, encoded by the coding sequence ATGTCTACAATGGAATTAAAATATACCGAGAATGGAGTCGGTGTTGTTATAGAAAACTTTAATATAAAAACTGATTTGACATCAGCTAAGATTGTTGAAATTCAAACTTTGCTTAATTCATATCGTGTTGTTGTGTTCAAAAAACAGAGTTTGAATAATGAACAATTTGAAGATTTTGCATTTAGGTTTGGTGCTCCCTTTACTACTGATAGTAAGAATCAGGTCTTGGGAAGTGAAGATCGACAGAGTTCTATTGTTGTTGTTGGAAATCAAGCTCTAGAATTTGAAAAGTCGTATTTAGGGCATCAAGAAGTTCTGCCGCATTCAGACCATCAGTGGCTAAAATATCCAAGTGCGGCATCGATGTTATATGCAATTGATGTAAATGAGAGATCAGCAAATACTATTTGGTATGACATTGCCAAAGCATATGCACTTTTGGATAGTGATATGAAAGCTATGATTGAGAGTATTAAAACTATTGTTTATAATCCTTTCCATAGACCTTTTGGATCTGTAAAATGTAAGTACGTGGATCGGGCAATAGATATCCCCCCAGGGAATGTTTATCCACATCCATTGGTTAGGACTCATCCTTTGACGGGTGAAAAGATATTGTATATAAATTTTGCGTACGAGCTTGAATTTCAAAATCTCTCTGTAGCAGAAGGAACTAGATTACTTGAAGAATTGTACCGCCACGTTCAACATATAGATTGTAAATATGAGCATCGATGGGAAAATGGTGATCTAGTATTCTGGGATAATAGGGCAACATTACACTATAGACCCTCATTTGATTCAACTGTAAGGAGAGTTTTAAAAAGGGTCAGTATTGCTGGTGAATATCCATTTTGA
- a CDS encoding tetratricopeptide repeat protein → MKYTITCILLLITTLIFGQQITYSNWKKEAKTEIRLLPKYGNAVKTKEQKTIDQELIKSYLEKAGTNRKASELLIKLGFDYLYKQDLKTAMYRFNQAWLLDPTNADVFWGFGAIYFSFEDFESAMQQYDEGLKLNANSSNILTDKATVYMTRFMENHGNKDFNLAINNFKKSYSIDPKNQNTLFKMSVCYFVKKDCENAWKYYNECKKLGGQPITKEYTEALTQGCKK, encoded by the coding sequence ATGAAATACACCATAACATGCATTCTTCTACTTATTACGACTCTCATATTTGGACAACAAATAACGTATTCAAATTGGAAAAAAGAAGCAAAAACTGAAATACGTCTTCTACCTAAATATGGAAATGCTGTCAAGACTAAAGAGCAAAAAACAATTGATCAGGAACTTATAAAGTCGTATTTAGAAAAAGCTGGAACGAATCGTAAAGCTTCTGAACTTTTGATTAAACTGGGCTTTGATTATTTATATAAGCAGGACTTAAAAACAGCCATGTATAGGTTTAATCAGGCCTGGCTTCTCGACCCGACAAATGCAGATGTGTTTTGGGGATTCGGTGCTATTTATTTTTCATTCGAGGATTTTGAAAGTGCAATGCAGCAGTACGACGAAGGTTTGAAATTAAATGCTAACAGTTCCAACATTCTGACCGACAAGGCAACTGTTTATATGACAAGGTTTATGGAAAATCATGGAAATAAAGATTTCAATTTGGCTATAAATAACTTTAAAAAATCTTATTCTATTGATCCCAAAAACCAAAATACCCTTTTTAAAATGTCAGTATGCTACTTTGTAAAAAAGGATTGTGAGAATGCTTGGAAGTATTACAATGAATGTAAAAAACTTGGCGGTCAACCAATAACAAAGGAATATACAGAGGCTTTAACACAAGGTTGTAAGAAATAA
- a CDS encoding carboxypeptidase-like regulatory domain-containing protein, with product MKQFIITIIVILITTTQIVAQVSTGISGSVVNRKGDFVEGATVSLYATSDSSIVQIKQTKKNGSFQFVPISLGSYRIIISFMGEKRYNSEVLVLDASNNSII from the coding sequence ATGAAACAATTTATAATAACAATAATAGTCATACTGATTACAACTACACAGATAGTAGCCCAGGTCTCTACGGGTATTTCAGGTAGTGTTGTCAATAGGAAAGGGGATTTTGTAGAGGGAGCTACCGTAAGTCTTTATGCTACAAGCGATTCTTCGATAGTCCAAATTAAACAGACTAAAAAAAATGGGAGTTTCCAATTTGTTCCGATTTCTTTGGGTTCATATAGGATAATCATAAGCTTTATGGGGGAAAAAAGATATAACAGTGAAGTACTTGTATTAGATGCGTCCAATAACAGCATCATT
- a CDS encoding HEAT repeat domain-containing protein, with protein MNLNIHELNEKFKELITKPLKSSEDLKLKEEIRIALEKSLREELAELVNDLNSIGIKINSVWDLVNTNERYPDAIPILLDHLQKDYHERNIEGIIRALAVKEAKGKATPYLITMYHQIPKDNDSLRWAIGNTIDMTITQDDVKSILPIVQDKTNRTSRQMFVFALGKIKSAEVEDVLINLLNDDEVVAHALIALGKIKSQKAKDKIAILTDHPKPLVRKEAQKALKKIIK; from the coding sequence ATGAATTTGAACATACATGAATTGAATGAGAAATTTAAAGAATTAATCACTAAACCACTTAAATCTAGTGAAGATTTAAAATTAAAAGAAGAAATAAGAATTGCTTTAGAAAAATCTTTAAGAGAGGAGCTCGCAGAATTAGTGAACGACCTTAATTCAATAGGAATTAAAATAAATTCTGTATGGGACTTGGTTAATACAAATGAACGATATCCTGATGCTATCCCAATTCTATTAGATCACCTACAAAAAGATTATCATGAAAGAAATATAGAAGGAATAATAAGGGCATTAGCTGTAAAGGAAGCAAAAGGAAAGGCAACTCCTTATTTAATCACTATGTATCACCAAATCCCTAAAGATAATGATTCATTACGTTGGGCTATTGGCAATACTATAGATATGACAATTACTCAAGATGACGTCAAGAGCATTTTACCAATCGTTCAGGATAAAACAAACAGAACCTCAAGACAGATGTTTGTTTTCGCTTTAGGGAAAATTAAATCTGCAGAAGTAGAAGATGTACTAATAAATTTGCTTAATGATGATGAAGTAGTTGCTCACGCTTTAATAGCACTTGGAAAAATTAAATCACAAAAAGCAAAAGATAAAATAGCAATATTGACAGATCACCCTAAACCTCTCGTAAGAAAGGAAGCTCAAAAAGCATTAAAAAAAATAATAAAATAA
- a CDS encoding colicin immunity domain-containing protein — MVNYIKLLDKINLQKYIYLIDVFLSNEITVSCFLEYFLQTRREDNYWLTSSFDDEVNSIMDSIFLDIDEYNPEELYDPNDGFNINEEELRIRLDNKVSLLKKFKYLF; from the coding sequence ATGGTAAATTATATAAAATTATTAGATAAAATAAATTTACAAAAGTATATTTATCTTATTGATGTGTTTTTATCTAATGAAATTACAGTTTCATGTTTTTTGGAGTATTTTCTTCAAACTAGAAGAGAAGATAACTATTGGTTGACCTCATCTTTCGATGATGAAGTCAACAGTATTATGGATTCAATTTTTCTTGATATTGACGAATATAATCCAGAAGAATTGTATGACCCTAATGATGGCTTTAATATTAACGAAGAAGAGTTACGGATAAGGTTAGACAACAAAGTGTCTTTATTAAAAAAGTTTAAATATTTGTTTTAA
- a CDS encoding M56 family metallopeptidase, whose translation MELSSLNTTFVDLLIRAIGNTIIHSLWQGVIIALFGGIILLLRSYTTARIRYTLLSGALILFTAITLLTFIHQFNVADNILGSTPKTTHTGNVIEETDYMQYATSSGFSAINNLTDYYIFLVLIWFFVICIKAVRMATGMHTIYKLKKTNIVPADAYWLQTMTALCKRIGVTRTISLVESGLAQVPMVIGHLKPVILMPIGLINRLPVQQVEAIIAHELAHIYRKDFLMNLLQSFTEIVLFYNPAVLWISSLIREERENCCDDIAVTITGNKLEYIQALVACEEYQELTPTWSMALTGDGGSLLNRVKRIIGTKKSSLNLIERLIITVCFVCTLLITAAFTITPPSRYTEAPTSINDQSKPIKGERVKGKEMVADLMNRKLIPNKNKFTIRITNKALYINDEKQSAKLHQYILNKYVQNPSDRLNYTQSVSIN comes from the coding sequence ATGGAACTTTCATCACTAAATACAACATTTGTTGATCTCTTAATAAGAGCTATAGGAAATACCATCATACATTCATTATGGCAAGGTGTCATAATTGCATTATTTGGAGGAATAATTTTATTATTGAGATCTTATACCACTGCACGCATTCGGTATACATTACTCTCTGGAGCATTGATTTTATTCACCGCAATTACGTTATTGACATTCATACATCAGTTTAATGTAGCAGATAATATATTGGGAAGTACCCCTAAAACGACACATACTGGAAATGTGATAGAAGAAACAGATTATATGCAGTATGCCACGAGTTCGGGCTTTAGTGCAATAAACAATCTGACGGATTATTATATATTCCTTGTCCTAATCTGGTTTTTTGTGATATGTATAAAGGCTGTGCGAATGGCAACTGGTATGCATACTATATATAAGCTTAAAAAAACTAATATTGTTCCAGCGGATGCTTATTGGCTCCAAACAATGACTGCGCTCTGCAAAAGAATTGGTGTAACTAGAACCATTTCTTTGGTCGAATCGGGGCTTGCACAGGTGCCAATGGTTATAGGACATTTAAAACCTGTTATCCTAATGCCGATTGGTTTAATAAATAGGCTACCCGTACAGCAGGTAGAAGCTATTATAGCACATGAGCTAGCCCATATATACAGAAAAGACTTTCTGATGAATCTACTGCAAAGTTTTACGGAAATTGTGTTGTTTTACAATCCTGCTGTTTTATGGATTTCATCGTTGATCAGAGAAGAACGTGAAAATTGTTGCGATGATATAGCTGTTACAATAACGGGTAACAAACTTGAATATATCCAAGCACTCGTAGCGTGTGAAGAATACCAAGAATTAACTCCTACATGGAGTATGGCATTGACAGGAGATGGTGGATCTCTATTAAATCGGGTAAAAAGAATAATAGGAACTAAAAAATCATCTCTAAATCTGATCGAAAGATTGATTATAACAGTATGTTTCGTATGTACATTACTAATCACGGCAGCATTTACCATAACTCCTCCCTCCCGTTATACTGAAGCACCAACAAGTATAAATGATCAATCAAAACCGATAAAGGGTGAACGCGTAAAGGGTAAGGAAATGGTAGCGGACTTAATGAACCGAAAATTAATACCTAATAAAAACAAATTTACCATTCGAATTACGAATAAGGCTCTATATATCAATGATGAAAAACAAAGTGCAAAGTTACATCAGTATATATTAAATAAATATGTCCAAAACCCGTCAGACCGACTCAATTATACGCAATCTGTAAGTATTAACTAA
- a CDS encoding flavin reductase family protein, with the protein MGLKTFDISSLTQTEIQSYLHAAIAPRPICFASSIDKNGKINLSPFSFFNVVSMNPPICVFSVTSRARDNSNKHTLENVLEIPECVINIVSYNMVQQTYLTSTDYPKEVNEFLKAGFTELPSETVKPPRVAESNIQLECAVNDVISLGRNGGAGNLIIAEVKRIHINEDILDDNGKLDPHKMDLVARLGGDWYCRVTSDSLFKIAKPIDNGGVGIGIDAFPQQIKNSSVLTGNNLGLLALVKSLPSDEEVEAFSKTDEVKELLNTNIKNRTVLLQLKAQQLLDNGRVMDAWKVLLM; encoded by the coding sequence ATGGGCTTAAAAACTTTTGATATTTCATCATTAACGCAAACGGAAATACAAAGTTATTTGCACGCTGCCATTGCACCCCGCCCGATATGCTTCGCATCCTCTATTGATAAAAACGGCAAGATTAATCTAAGTCCGTTTAGTTTTTTTAATGTTGTCAGTATGAATCCTCCGATATGCGTTTTTTCGGTGACAAGCAGGGCTCGGGATAACAGCAATAAGCATACGCTTGAAAACGTTTTGGAAATACCTGAATGTGTGATTAATATTGTGAGCTATAATATGGTTCAACAGACCTATTTAACAAGCACCGACTATCCAAAAGAAGTAAATGAGTTTTTAAAAGCAGGGTTTACTGAACTGCCTTCAGAAACGGTAAAACCACCCAGAGTAGCAGAATCTAACATTCAATTGGAATGTGCTGTGAATGATGTAATATCGTTAGGGAGAAACGGAGGAGCAGGTAATTTGATTATTGCTGAAGTAAAACGCATTCATATCAATGAAGATATTTTGGATGATAATGGTAAATTAGACCCTCATAAAATGGATCTGGTGGCTCGTTTAGGTGGTGATTGGTATTGTAGGGTAACCAGCGACAGTTTATTTAAAATAGCCAAACCCATAGATAATGGAGGAGTAGGTATCGGCATAGATGCTTTTCCTCAACAGATTAAAAACTCCAGCGTATTAACCGGGAATAATTTGGGTTTATTGGCACTTGTTAAATCGCTGCCTTCAGATGAGGAGGTAGAAGCCTTTAGTAAAACTGATGAAGTAAAAGAGCTGCTTAATACCAATATCAAGAATCGCACGGTGCTCCTGCAATTAAAAGCTCAGCAATTGTTAGATAATGGACGTGTAATGGATGCATGGAAAGTGCTGCTGATGTAA
- a CDS encoding vWA domain-containing protein yields MRQTKVHNLIILDESGSMSGIKSLVMKGFNKTISTIKEEQQNYPEQQHTISIISFNGFGKKMLHFCDPVTSVDFIDEKRYIPDASTPLYDAIGFAVNKLKLVLNQEESYHVLVTILTDGEENASTEYSALAIRQLIGQLSESNWNFTYIGTDHDVTKAAENIAIKHSISFDKNTNGIEIMFQKDRESRKSIYRKIFDKFSSSDKHHSDYEGS; encoded by the coding sequence ATGAGACAAACAAAAGTTCACAATCTGATTATTCTCGATGAGAGTGGTTCGATGTCAGGTATCAAATCATTGGTCATGAAAGGTTTCAACAAGACCATTAGCACCATCAAGGAAGAACAACAAAATTACCCTGAGCAGCAACATACCATTTCAATTATAAGCTTTAATGGCTTTGGCAAGAAAATGCTTCATTTTTGCGATCCTGTAACAAGCGTAGACTTTATCGATGAAAAAAGATATATACCCGATGCATCTACACCGCTATACGATGCCATCGGATTTGCAGTAAACAAATTAAAACTGGTTCTCAATCAAGAAGAGAGTTACCATGTATTAGTTACTATCTTGACCGATGGTGAGGAAAATGCATCAACAGAATATTCAGCCCTTGCAATTCGACAACTCATTGGGCAACTCAGTGAATCCAATTGGAATTTTACCTATATCGGTACAGATCATGATGTAACCAAGGCTGCAGAAAATATAGCGATCAAACATAGTATCAGTTTCGACAAAAATACCAATGGTATCGAAATTATGTTTCAGAAAGATCGTGAATCCCGTAAATCTATTTATCGTAAAATATTTGATAAATTTAGCAGTTCAGATAAACATCATTCGGATTATGAAGGCTCTTAA
- a CDS encoding N-6 DNA methylase — protein MKGNEVNKVLNTITGFYTNKGGIDTMDYSVTLYLLCIFKEDIVDHQLDKDAVVLKLINNDGSSYGLYSLLTSFPVISSFTADDLKFLLAQFEELSEAHFQHGFVELFETFFRTITESVFYKNRGNIMHPKMASLIFSTVDLPSYSTIYNPFAGNGDLIPLISDNKKYYGQEYNEDLWRIGQLRLYVYKKTEEFILRCESSLASSSDHEKFDLVFMNFTSPFQFEGIEEQNYDAETYIIDLATNATNESGRAIVLLNKSYFINLLIDSDDETFSRLILQNYIEKVLLFPSGVFRHNGTEVMTLVINKHKTNDQIAIVDFRDQLNFYKNRRQQIDWNRVDVDHYLDESLLGNTLYMDNGALLHNPSALLGNRFFIDDPEYVPLGEVLVPTILPTVEEDFPEYVIRVSNLTGNNIFPSKFVPGIIDRQRNSYYIVQDEGLLLTLHGRQLRASHFNGSYQALLSAVIYHFKVKKKSIFSYRYLVEQLKQDYVLNQVNAFSSSSMHKLSLDSFLAIRIRKPRLEKSRNLFKKRKIDQTDDSSDQFMISYGIEPDGSDEQELYFLSEPSTGINQANVEDIAINENNALLRHKIAGPVSNLEFYAQTIKDILQQRILKTVPDLFQTKTNEKQILNLGQLLDNLMLDAKKIGRELRNHTHEFHVHEYHLHEVNLLVWVEDYFKKIKSLYPNIQMSLQISDEIIEADPEGKTMGLIINANDELLTILFDNILSNIRQHAFDWKELENRRIELQVVLNNTENKVLVYIANTGKPFPVSLSLSDFKQRGVKYGDTAGSGLGGYIISTIVGYLNGDWFILDESSDQGSQYTDLVTTFELSIPYII, from the coding sequence ATGAAAGGAAATGAAGTAAATAAAGTCTTGAATACCATTACAGGATTCTATACCAATAAAGGTGGTATCGATACAATGGATTATTCGGTTACGCTCTATTTACTTTGTATTTTTAAAGAAGATATTGTCGATCATCAATTAGATAAAGACGCAGTAGTACTTAAATTGATAAATAACGACGGCAGTAGCTACGGATTGTATTCCCTTTTAACTTCCTTTCCGGTTATTTCATCCTTTACAGCAGATGATCTGAAATTCTTGTTGGCTCAATTTGAAGAATTATCAGAAGCACATTTTCAGCATGGCTTTGTCGAGTTATTTGAAACATTTTTCCGTACCATTACAGAATCTGTATTTTATAAAAATCGTGGAAATATCATGCATCCCAAGATGGCATCACTTATTTTCTCCACGGTAGATCTTCCAAGTTATAGCACTATTTACAATCCATTTGCAGGCAATGGGGATCTTATTCCATTAATATCAGACAACAAAAAGTACTACGGTCAGGAATACAATGAAGATCTATGGCGGATCGGTCAGTTGCGGCTTTATGTCTATAAAAAAACAGAAGAGTTTATCTTACGATGTGAAAGCAGTTTGGCCAGTTCATCCGATCATGAAAAATTCGATCTGGTATTTATGAACTTTACTTCTCCCTTTCAATTTGAGGGTATCGAAGAACAAAACTACGACGCAGAGACCTATATTATAGATTTAGCAACCAACGCTACCAATGAAAGTGGTAGGGCGATCGTTTTATTGAATAAATCATACTTCATCAACCTTTTAATAGATTCTGATGATGAAACATTCTCTCGTTTAATTTTGCAGAATTACATTGAAAAGGTACTACTATTTCCTTCCGGTGTATTTCGTCATAACGGTACGGAAGTAATGACGCTGGTGATCAACAAGCATAAGACAAATGATCAGATCGCTATCGTAGATTTTAGAGATCAACTCAATTTTTATAAAAATAGGAGACAACAGATCGATTGGAATAGAGTAGATGTAGATCATTATTTAGATGAAAGTCTATTAGGAAATACACTCTATATGGACAATGGCGCATTGTTACACAATCCAAGTGCCTTACTCGGTAACCGATTCTTCATCGATGATCCCGAGTATGTACCCCTTGGAGAAGTGTTGGTGCCCACAATATTGCCTACTGTAGAAGAAGATTTTCCAGAATATGTAATTCGCGTTTCCAATTTAACAGGCAACAATATATTTCCGTCCAAGTTTGTTCCCGGTATTATCGACCGCCAGCGTAACAGTTATTATATTGTCCAGGATGAAGGCCTGTTACTTACCCTACATGGGCGACAGCTTCGAGCAAGTCATTTTAATGGAAGTTATCAGGCATTGCTTTCGGCAGTTATTTATCATTTTAAAGTTAAAAAGAAATCCATTTTTAGCTATCGTTATTTGGTAGAACAGCTCAAACAGGACTATGTGCTTAACCAGGTCAATGCTTTTTCAAGTTCGTCCATGCACAAACTGAGTTTGGACAGTTTTCTGGCTATCCGTATCCGTAAACCCCGACTTGAAAAAAGTCGAAATCTGTTTAAGAAACGTAAGATTGATCAGACCGATGATTCTTCAGATCAATTCATGATCAGCTATGGTATTGAACCAGATGGATCAGATGAGCAGGAATTATATTTCTTGAGCGAACCTTCCACCGGTATCAATCAAGCAAATGTTGAAGATATTGCCATCAATGAAAACAACGCATTGCTTCGACATAAGATTGCCGGTCCAGTTTCCAATCTCGAGTTTTATGCACAGACCATTAAGGATATTTTACAGCAAAGAATACTCAAAACGGTGCCCGATCTTTTTCAAACGAAAACCAATGAAAAACAGATTTTGAATCTAGGCCAACTGTTGGACAACCTGATGCTAGACGCAAAAAAAATTGGACGTGAATTACGCAATCATACCCATGAGTTTCATGTCCATGAATACCATTTACATGAAGTAAACCTGCTCGTTTGGGTTGAAGACTATTTCAAAAAAATTAAGAGCCTGTATCCAAATATACAGATGAGCTTGCAGATTTCCGATGAAATTATTGAAGCTGATCCCGAAGGCAAAACAATGGGTTTGATTATCAATGCAAACGACGAACTACTGACCATTTTATTTGACAATATCCTGAGTAATATCCGTCAACATGCTTTTGATTGGAAGGAACTTGAAAATCGAAGAATAGAGCTTCAGGTAGTGCTTAATAATACCGAAAACAAAGTATTGGTCTACATTGCCAATACAGGAAAGCCATTTCCAGTAAGCTTGAGTCTGAGTGATTTTAAACAACGAGGTGTCAAATATGGTGATACCGCAGGAAGTGGTCTTGGCGGTTATATCATCTCAACGATAGTAGGCTATTTAAATGGTGACTGGTTTATTTTAGACGAATCCAGTGATCAAGGGTCGCAGTATACCGATCTTGTCACCACCTTCGAACTTTCTATCCCTTACATTATTTAA
- a CDS encoding colicin D domain-containing protein, whose translation MNKINSAQKIFEKFSDDFNLKHINASGTQIIQGTYRNANNPATFYLNPQTGLNVMASPSGHFIS comes from the coding sequence ATGAACAAAATTAATAGTGCACAAAAGATATTCGAAAAATTCTCTGATGATTTTAATTTGAAACATATTAACGCATCAGGAACACAAATAATTCAGGGGACATATAGGAATGCAAATAATCCCGCAACATTTTATTTAAATCCACAAACCGGATTGAATGTTATGGCATCTCCATCAGGGCATTTTATTAGCTGA